From Neobacillus sp. PS2-9, the proteins below share one genomic window:
- a CDS encoding YcxB family protein → MSLNENKELTISGTLSFDDFKKYNYHVKKKAELYYFILITLIFLLLLNLFSPDLSLGYTVFLALLVAVIVELIRWAIRYLRIKKEFTSDRMIKNEIIYTISPDGIQQQRNRTNVHIDWKDILFIKEHKELFRIHLSKNKAIVLPKGFFPSEEDLHTFKEIISQNIN, encoded by the coding sequence ATGTCACTAAATGAAAACAAAGAACTTACCATATCAGGCACATTATCATTTGATGATTTCAAAAAATATAATTACCATGTAAAAAAAAAAGCTGAGCTTTACTATTTCATTTTAATTACGCTGATCTTTCTTTTATTATTAAATTTATTTAGCCCTGACCTCTCGTTAGGATATACTGTTTTCTTGGCGTTATTGGTTGCTGTAATCGTTGAATTGATACGATGGGCTATAAGGTACTTGCGCATAAAAAAAGAGTTTACCAGTGACCGGATGATAAAAAACGAAATCATCTATACTATTAGCCCGGATGGGATCCAGCAACAAAGAAATCGGACAAATGTACACATTGATTGGAAAGACATTCTATTTATTAAAGAACATAAGGAATTATTTCGTATTCATTTATCTAAAAACAAAGCCATTGTTCTACCGAAAGGTTTTTTTCCATCCGAAGAAGATTTACATACCTTTAAAGAAATTATTAGTCAAAATATAAATTAG
- a CDS encoding serine/threonine-protein kinase yields the protein MAAIGSVIDGKYEILKLIGQGGMSKVYLAMDKRLNKQWAVKEIEKRARDKNNEVIIQSAIAEANMIKKLDHAALPRIVDIIDNGQVIFVIMDYIEGEPLSKILDEYGAQPQELVIDWAKQLCEVLDYLHTCDPAIIYRDMKPANVMLKPDGHLKLIDFGIAREYKEENLADTVSLGTKGYAAPEQFGGKGQTDARTDVYCLGVTLYHLVTGQNPCEPPYELYPIREWNPKLSGGLEKIIQKCTQLNPDDRYQTCAELLYALNHYEQVDDLYRAKQKRKLRNFSLVAGAAVLCLGVGVLGQVMKTDTNNADYTNNIQMAEKSSNDQAKIDYYLKAIDIKPSEKEAYVGLLDAFKGDAAFTVKEEGQLKKKVNAHLNEIRENPRYGDLAFEIGKVYWYYYNYGKTETNDNQITRMKSSIQWFEDAVKYGLKDREYYEMATIYRDIGRFNRDITLNIEEASDKGKYKPYWDDMRHLIQMIDQNPDESEIVKLELYKLTMYSIETYARKFKLDGVKESEIRSVTEAVKQSTNRVSVTAEKTETIKNEVISRFDVTEQAIANAYRTE from the coding sequence TTGGCAGCTATTGGGTCGGTAATAGACGGTAAATACGAAATACTCAAGCTGATTGGACAAGGTGGTATGTCAAAGGTATACCTTGCCATGGACAAACGGCTAAATAAGCAGTGGGCAGTGAAAGAGATTGAAAAAAGAGCAAGGGATAAGAACAACGAAGTCATTATTCAGAGTGCAATCGCCGAAGCCAACATGATTAAGAAGCTCGACCACGCGGCATTGCCTCGAATTGTCGACATCATCGATAATGGCCAGGTGATTTTTGTCATCATGGACTATATCGAGGGGGAGCCCTTGAGCAAGATTTTAGATGAATATGGTGCCCAGCCGCAGGAGCTCGTCATCGATTGGGCCAAGCAGCTTTGTGAGGTGCTCGATTACTTACATACCTGTGATCCTGCGATCATCTATCGGGATATGAAGCCGGCCAATGTCATGCTGAAGCCGGATGGGCATTTGAAGCTGATTGATTTCGGAATCGCGCGGGAGTATAAGGAAGAAAATTTGGCGGATACCGTTAGCTTGGGAACAAAAGGGTATGCGGCACCGGAACAGTTTGGAGGCAAGGGACAAACCGATGCAAGGACGGATGTCTATTGTTTGGGTGTGACGCTTTACCATTTGGTAACGGGCCAGAACCCATGTGAGCCACCTTACGAATTATATCCGATTCGAGAGTGGAATCCGAAGCTATCGGGCGGTTTGGAAAAAATTATTCAAAAATGTACACAGCTCAATCCGGATGACCGGTATCAAACCTGTGCCGAGCTGTTATATGCGCTCAACCATTATGAACAGGTGGATGACCTGTATCGGGCGAAGCAAAAACGGAAGCTTCGCAACTTTAGCCTTGTGGCCGGAGCCGCCGTGTTGTGTTTGGGGGTGGGCGTGTTAGGGCAAGTGATGAAGACTGATACCAATAATGCGGACTATACCAACAACATTCAAATGGCGGAAAAGTCATCTAATGATCAGGCGAAAATCGACTACTATTTAAAAGCCATTGATATTAAGCCATCGGAGAAAGAGGCGTATGTCGGGTTACTCGACGCTTTTAAAGGGGATGCTGCTTTTACGGTGAAGGAAGAAGGGCAGTTAAAGAAAAAGGTAAACGCCCATCTGAATGAAATTCGTGAAAATCCCCGGTACGGTGATCTTGCATTTGAAATCGGAAAGGTCTATTGGTACTACTACAATTATGGAAAAACTGAGACGAATGACAACCAAATCACAAGAATGAAAAGCTCGATTCAATGGTTTGAGGATGCGGTTAAATATGGTTTAAAGGATCGGGAGTATTACGAAATGGCGACCATTTACCGGGATATTGGCCGATTTAATCGGGATATTACGCTCAACATTGAAGAGGCGTCGGATAAAGGAAAGTACAAGCCCTATTGGGATGATATGAGGCATTTGATTCAGATGATCGATCAGAATCCGGATGAAAGTGAAATAGTGAAGCTCGAGCTCTACAAGTTAACGATGTATTCCATCGAGACGTATGCGAGGAAGTTTAAGTTAGATGGGGTGAAGGAAAGTGAGATTCGCTCTGTGACGGAAGCGGTCAAGCAAAGTACGAACCGTGTGTCGGTGACTGCAGAAAAGACGGAAACGATAAAAAATGAGGTGATCAGTCGTTTTGATGTAACGGAACAAGCGATTGCAAATGCCTACAGGACAGAATAG
- a CDS encoding Ig-like domain-containing protein — protein MFSKRKSKLTRIMAVVLAIMLVGYNIPVGVITKAFAQTGTNEKVFTLKILENGAPLTNQEITGHNRNNEVSLTGTTDKDGLVEFPELTIAQFNKNNQFEFLVASKTFSIVLTEGTTDHYIYDVATEKLTLAEEPPAPVKAKFTLTVNQTGSGQIKLNNTDYSSPVQLEEGTKVDVSITPDPNYEIKSVKVNGEAKTVANNEGYTETLQSLAADTTIDVQFALKTYTISFTSYKNGTIKDDKDQTINSDGGTVNVQHGTDSSFTIIPTTGYHLGSITIDGTPINLVTDLTPVTNGGYMYTFSKVTANHEVEVKFAINTYQISAAVHGDHGTIELEQSKVDYNSDVKAVITPEDNSYKVASLKVNGVAVDLTNNDNFVDNNDGTSYTYTVKNVTKDTTIEVAFERISMLEGEWETYVSIKPASGSLLKSYKEGDNEIRVYSKDAIVVVSALDPYYRVDISDTIKHWKGNYILRESTTIKRLLVTNGRNGGEEVNLPGHLIVLFDTEGPTLEEPTVNGSDEATVDNSVWFSGGVTVSGKIENTEQTFDGVTFSTPIEKVYYQKGAYNSYEPGKEATFNAETNSYSFQPDDEQYSGIYSIWAVDQAGNASTLKTVQVNIDKKEPTLADGEAVTFKQKNDDYFSKVLNLLSFGTFFNKEVEVTVRVKDDASGIQDIALKTSDEKVVPQLVEDSFEKEGLFAQAKFTVDAESFKGTFHVTVTDHVKNKNAEPYLVTKDNSNIEADNSGIVMIEKGDPSAKVEVTPKENVFANGDAYNGDVTFDVTVQDAESGINTVAVDVNGKKMEYDYSDMTEKQTYTFATNDPGVQVHEDGTYVVSIYVVDNAGNTKKVEKTIYIDKTAPAITDFSFLTKNDQGSYEKVEQTVTLKGSVELTGYGYFFKKPTRVSVKAEDPVVANEYTSNVKSMIVYLKDYENGKYYAVLADGSFKEILVSGVDKIAPVPTTGEFTFAVPEAFKGQIFSKATDEVNNTGTFETPDGTVIENEKQHGKESHIKLEKAKTSYKDSNNLELYAKNVDVNVTVMDSYSGIQKVEWSVVAPYDTANNQSGSLTINNDKTYAAGSSVDGWQQTKIDLNLVTEMTKTLSVKNNSNGIVVKVKVTDRAGNVSEDEMTFSIDKTAPTIQVSYDNNQFDPKNKDFYKEDRTATIVITERNFNTKDVMYAITNTDGVIPKLVGWTTRVNSENPDQTTHTATVKYAADGDYTFDIKYKDNAENAALAFSQQKFTIDKTKPVIKVSYSNGAAAKGNYYKSARTATISITEHNFETSRMKVSGTATDNGEAVAFPAVSGWRTSGDVHTATIHYSADAKYHFDIDYTDMAGNLAADYKADEFYVDQTAPKLSISGVEDKSANKGDVISVISYSDTNFDKNAVSIKLSGANHKGEVGLSGSYAAAPNGQVYTFNNFAKKKEVDDIYTLTAALVDMAGNRTTQTIQFSVNRFGSVYVFDKALKAIDGKYVKNETDVVVTETNVDSLKPDTVKVKMTKNGTPTDLVKGNDYTVSESGGKGQWSQYKYTIKKSLFAGDGRYTVALYSEDAAGNINETIDETKKAEISFGIDKTAPVIVPIDIESGEQYPVEKKSVTVSIKDNLVLKGAEIYVNDKKVDHKEEGESFVFDMGSSNSKQNVKIIAVDAAGNELTSKVNDILVSTNPIIRWYNNTPVFAGSLGGVGGIAIAIGGYFLYRKQKSKDDQDEVEDRVVG, from the coding sequence ATGTTTTCAAAAAGGAAATCTAAGCTGACACGGATAATGGCTGTCGTTCTGGCCATCATGCTTGTCGGCTATAACATACCTGTTGGTGTCATCACCAAGGCGTTTGCCCAAACAGGCACAAACGAAAAGGTATTCACCTTAAAAATCTTAGAAAATGGTGCCCCCCTGACCAATCAGGAAATTACCGGACATAACCGCAATAATGAGGTCAGCCTAACAGGCACAACGGACAAGGATGGACTGGTCGAATTCCCGGAACTCACCATTGCCCAATTCAACAAAAACAATCAGTTTGAGTTTTTAGTAGCTTCAAAGACTTTTTCCATCGTGCTAACAGAGGGAACCACGGACCATTATATTTACGATGTGGCCACCGAAAAGCTGACCCTAGCAGAAGAACCGCCTGCACCGGTGAAAGCGAAATTTACTCTGACGGTGAACCAAACCGGTTCGGGTCAAATCAAACTAAACAACACCGACTATTCAAGCCCTGTTCAACTCGAAGAAGGGACAAAGGTGGACGTCAGCATTACACCCGATCCCAATTACGAGATTAAGAGTGTCAAAGTGAATGGAGAAGCAAAAACAGTCGCAAACAACGAGGGGTACACAGAAACGCTCCAATCCCTTGCAGCTGATACTACGATTGACGTCCAATTTGCTTTAAAAACGTACACGATTTCTTTTACAAGCTATAAAAATGGGACCATAAAGGATGACAAGGATCAAACAATTAACTCGGACGGCGGGACGGTGAATGTTCAGCATGGTACCGATTCTTCTTTCACGATCATTCCAACAACAGGCTATCATTTAGGTAGCATTACCATCGATGGAACGCCAATTAACCTGGTAACCGACCTGACACCGGTCACCAACGGCGGTTATATGTATACTTTTTCAAAAGTGACCGCCAACCATGAGGTGGAAGTAAAGTTTGCCATCAATACCTATCAGATTTCGGCAGCTGTTCACGGAGACCATGGGACCATTGAACTCGAGCAATCCAAGGTAGACTATAACAGTGACGTGAAGGCCGTCATCACTCCTGAAGATAACTCCTATAAAGTCGCTTCGTTAAAGGTGAACGGTGTAGCGGTCGACCTCACCAACAATGACAATTTTGTGGATAATAACGACGGCACGAGTTACACCTATACGGTGAAGAATGTGACAAAGGATACGACGATCGAAGTCGCGTTTGAGCGAATCTCGATGCTAGAGGGAGAGTGGGAAACCTATGTTTCAATCAAACCTGCTTCCGGCTCCTTGCTCAAATCGTATAAAGAGGGCGATAATGAGATTCGTGTCTATTCAAAGGATGCCATCGTCGTTGTTTCGGCGCTTGACCCGTATTACCGTGTAGATATCTCAGATACGATTAAGCACTGGAAAGGAAATTATATTTTAAGAGAATCAACTACGATTAAAAGATTACTAGTGACCAATGGGAGAAATGGTGGAGAGGAAGTGAATCTTCCTGGCCATTTAATTGTTCTTTTTGATACAGAGGGTCCAACCCTGGAGGAGCCAACCGTTAATGGCTCAGACGAAGCAACCGTTGATAATTCTGTCTGGTTCAGTGGCGGCGTCACCGTTTCTGGTAAGATTGAGAATACTGAGCAGACGTTTGATGGTGTTACTTTTTCCACTCCAATTGAAAAAGTGTATTACCAAAAGGGTGCTTATAATTCTTATGAGCCAGGTAAGGAAGCTACTTTTAACGCAGAGACAAACAGCTATTCTTTCCAGCCTGACGATGAACAGTACAGTGGGATTTATAGCATTTGGGCGGTTGACCAAGCGGGGAACGCTTCAACGTTGAAGACGGTTCAGGTTAATATTGATAAAAAAGAACCGACACTCGCGGACGGGGAAGCCGTTACTTTCAAGCAGAAGAATGATGATTATTTTTCAAAAGTCTTAAACCTCCTTTCGTTTGGAACGTTTTTCAATAAAGAAGTGGAAGTAACCGTTCGAGTGAAGGATGATGCCTCCGGAATTCAAGACATTGCGTTAAAAACCAGTGATGAGAAGGTTGTTCCACAGCTGGTGGAGGATAGCTTTGAAAAAGAAGGATTGTTTGCGCAAGCGAAGTTCACGGTAGATGCGGAAAGCTTCAAGGGGACGTTCCATGTTACGGTAACCGACCATGTGAAAAATAAAAACGCTGAGCCGTACTTAGTGACGAAAGACAACTCAAATATCGAGGCCGACAACAGTGGCATCGTGATGATTGAGAAGGGGGATCCTTCTGCCAAGGTTGAGGTTACTCCTAAAGAAAACGTTTTTGCCAATGGAGACGCATACAACGGCGATGTCACCTTTGATGTGACCGTACAAGATGCGGAATCAGGGATCAACACGGTTGCCGTAGATGTGAACGGTAAAAAAATGGAATACGATTATTCGGACATGACGGAGAAGCAGACGTATACGTTTGCGACGAATGATCCAGGTGTCCAGGTACATGAAGATGGAACGTACGTAGTTTCGATCTATGTGGTAGATAACGCAGGTAATACGAAAAAGGTTGAAAAAACCATCTATATTGATAAAACTGCTCCTGCCATCACTGATTTCAGTTTCTTAACGAAAAATGACCAGGGCAGCTATGAAAAAGTGGAGCAAACCGTTACGCTGAAGGGCTCGGTTGAACTAACGGGGTATGGTTACTTTTTCAAGAAGCCAACGCGGGTAAGCGTGAAGGCAGAGGATCCTGTAGTGGCGAACGAATACACCAGTAACGTCAAATCGATGATTGTGTATTTAAAAGATTACGAGAATGGAAAGTATTATGCAGTACTAGCTGATGGTTCTTTTAAAGAAATCTTGGTGTCAGGTGTTGATAAAATTGCACCGGTTCCTACAACAGGCGAGTTCACTTTCGCTGTGCCAGAAGCGTTCAAGGGACAGATTTTTTCAAAAGCAACGGATGAGGTCAATAACACGGGTACGTTTGAAACCCCAGACGGGACCGTGATTGAAAATGAAAAGCAGCATGGGAAAGAATCGCATATCAAGCTTGAAAAAGCGAAAACCAGTTATAAGGATTCAAACAACTTAGAGCTTTATGCGAAAAATGTAGACGTGAATGTGACTGTAATGGATTCCTACTCAGGGATTCAAAAGGTGGAATGGTCAGTGGTGGCGCCTTATGATACGGCGAACAATCAGTCGGGAAGCCTGACGATTAATAATGACAAAACGTATGCAGCGGGCAGTTCGGTGGACGGTTGGCAGCAAACGAAGATCGATTTGAACCTTGTTACGGAAATGACGAAGACCCTTTCGGTAAAAAATAATAGTAATGGTATTGTGGTAAAGGTAAAAGTGACGGACCGGGCTGGGAACGTGTCAGAGGATGAGATGACGTTCAGCATTGACAAGACAGCGCCGACGATTCAGGTTTCCTATGATAACAACCAATTTGACCCGAAGAATAAGGATTTTTACAAGGAAGACCGCACTGCGACGATTGTGATTACCGAGCGTAATTTCAACACTAAAGATGTGATGTATGCCATCACGAATACGGATGGTGTGATTCCGAAGTTAGTGGGATGGACGACGAGGGTCAATTCTGAGAATCCGGATCAGACGACGCATACAGCCACGGTGAAGTATGCGGCAGATGGCGATTATACGTTTGATATCAAGTATAAGGATAATGCAGAGAATGCGGCACTGGCTTTTTCCCAGCAGAAGTTTACGATTGATAAAACCAAGCCTGTGATTAAGGTGTCTTATAGTAATGGGGCGGCGGCGAAAGGCAATTATTATAAATCAGCCCGTACCGCGACGATTTCAATTACCGAGCATAACTTTGAAACGAGCCGCATGAAGGTGTCAGGCACCGCAACGGATAATGGCGAGGCGGTGGCGTTCCCAGCGGTAAGTGGCTGGAGAACGAGTGGCGATGTGCATACGGCCACGATTCATTATTCGGCTGATGCCAAGTACCACTTTGACATTGATTATACGGATATGGCTGGGAATCTTGCGGCCGATTACAAAGCAGATGAGTTTTATGTCGACCAAACGGCACCTAAGCTTTCGATTTCAGGTGTGGAGGACAAGTCGGCCAATAAGGGCGATGTGATTTCTGTCATTTCTTATTCAGATACGAATTTTGATAAAAATGCCGTGTCAATTAAATTATCAGGTGCCAACCACAAAGGTGAAGTCGGGTTGAGCGGCTCCTATGCGGCTGCTCCAAACGGTCAGGTGTATACGTTCAACAATTTTGCGAAGAAAAAGGAAGTTGATGATATTTACACATTGACTGCAGCCCTTGTGGATATGGCTGGTAACCGGACGACACAAACGATTCAGTTCTCTGTTAATCGATTTGGATCCGTCTATGTTTTTGATAAGGCGTTGAAAGCGATTGATGGGAAGTATGTGAAAAATGAAACGGATGTCGTGGTGACGGAAACCAATGTGGACAGCTTGAAGCCTGATACGGTGAAGGTCAAGATGACGAAGAACGGAACGCCGACGGACCTTGTGAAAGGGAACGATTATACGGTATCGGAATCTGGCGGAAAAGGTCAGTGGAGTCAGTACAAGTACACGATCAAGAAGTCGCTGTTTGCTGGCGATGGCAGGTATACGGTGGCGCTGTACTCTGAGGATGCGGCTGGCAACATCAATGAGACAATCGATGAGACGAAGAAGGCGGAGATTTCCTTTGGGATCGACAAGACGGCTCCAGTGATTGTTCCGATTGATATTGAGAGTGGGGAGCAGTACCCGGTTGAGAAGAAGTCAGTCACGGTTTCGATTAAGGATAATCTTGTTCTTAAGGGTGCGGAGATTTATGTGAATGATAAGAAGGTTGACCATAAGGAAGAGGGAGAGAGTTTCGTGTTTGATATGGGAAGCTCGAACTCAAAGCAGAATGTGAAGATTATTGCGGTGGATGCAGCGGGGAATGAGCTGACGTCCAAGGTCAATGACATTCTCGTATCGACCAATCCAATCATCCGCTGGTATAACAATACGCCTGTGTTCGCTGGATCTCTTGGTGGAGTAGGCGGAATTGCTATCGCCATCGGAGGATACTTCCTGTACCGGAAACAGAAGAGTAAAGACGATCAAGATGAAGTAGAAGATCGAGTGGTAGGATAG
- a CDS encoding protein phosphatase 2C domain-containing protein produces the protein MDVLTAAYTDIGIKKETNQDSYLLKIAETSVGKIVLAVICDGMGGLSQGEVASASVIHAFSQWFDKELPVQLAKQDWNDIQYRWSRIIKEQNQRIAEYGHQIKIQLGTTLTALLLIDSTFLLIGHVGDSRVYRMNQTVEVMTDDQTVVGRELKRGRMTPEQAKKDPRRNVLLQCIGASKLVEPEFIQGKPAPGEVFMLCSDGFRHMISDDEIFHALSPQRLMDEAVMEQKAKELVELNKQRNETDNITVLLVKIL, from the coding sequence ATGGACGTATTAACAGCAGCATATACCGATATTGGCATTAAGAAAGAAACCAATCAAGACAGCTACCTGTTAAAGATTGCCGAAACATCTGTCGGAAAAATCGTTTTAGCCGTCATTTGTGATGGCATGGGAGGACTTTCCCAAGGGGAAGTGGCTAGCGCCAGTGTCATCCATGCTTTTTCACAGTGGTTCGACAAAGAGCTTCCCGTCCAGCTGGCAAAACAGGATTGGAACGATATTCAGTATCGCTGGAGCCGGATTATTAAAGAGCAGAATCAGCGAATCGCCGAATACGGACATCAAATCAAGATTCAGCTTGGAACGACGTTGACCGCGCTCTTACTCATTGATTCCACATTCCTACTGATTGGTCATGTGGGTGATTCACGCGTCTATCGAATGAATCAGACGGTTGAGGTCATGACAGATGATCAGACCGTTGTTGGCAGAGAACTGAAGCGCGGCCGGATGACGCCGGAGCAGGCAAAGAAAGATCCAAGACGAAATGTCCTTTTGCAGTGTATCGGGGCTTCGAAACTCGTGGAACCAGAGTTCATCCAAGGCAAACCAGCGCCGGGAGAAGTCTTTATGCTTTGTTCGGATGGATTCCGGCATATGATTTCGGATGACGAAATTTTTCACGCTTTATCCCCACAAAGGTTGATGGATGAAGCGGTGATGGAACAGAAAGCGAAAGAGTTAGTGGAACTGAATAAGCAGAGGAACGAAACAGATAATATCACTGTTTTGCTTGTGAAAATTCTGTAA